One Candidatus Aramenus sp. CH1 genomic region harbors:
- the rpsJ gene encoding 30S ribosomal protein S10, with the protein MPTKARIRLWSTNVNDLSYVVNQIKAIVDKTGISMRGPIPLPTKRMEVPVMKLPHGEGKKKWEKWEMSIHKRVIDIAADERVMRQLMRVRVPEDVYIEIELI; encoded by the coding sequence ATGCCCACAAAAGCGAGAATAAGGCTTTGGAGCACAAACGTCAACGACTTGAGCTACGTTGTTAATCAGATTAAGGCGATAGTAGACAAGACGGGAATAAGCATGAGGGGACCAATACCTTTACCTACCAAGAGGATGGAGGTGCCGGTGATGAAGCTGCCACACGGCGAGGGGAAGAAGAAGTGGGAGAAGTGGGAGATGTCGATCCATAAGAGGGTCATTGACATAGCCGCTGATGAAAGAGTAATGAGGCAACTTATGAGGGTCAGGGTTCCGGAAGACGTTTACATAGAGATAGAACTTATATAA